Within the Borreliella valaisiana VS116 genome, the region AATATTAAAAACAGCCTCACTCTCAATTAACCTTCTTATAACAAAAGGCTTAAACAGCTCAAGAGCCATTTTTGCAGGTAATCCGCATTGATGTAACTTTAGCTCAGGTCCAACAACAATCACAGAACGACCAGAATAATCGACTCTTTTACCAAGCAGGTTTTGCCTAAATCTTCCTTGCTTACCTTTTAGCGCATCGGAAAGCGACTTAAGAGGCCTGCTAGATGAGCCCTTGACAACCTTCCTTTTATGAGAATTGTCAAATAAAGAGTCTACTGATTCTTGAAGCATTCTTTTTTCGTTTCTCACAATAATCTCTGGCGCATTAAGAAGAAGCAATTTCCTTAAACGATTATTCCTATTTATAACTCTTCTATAAAGATCGTTAAGATCAGATGTTGCAAAGCGTCCTCCATCAAGCTGAACCATCGGCCTAATTTCTGGAGGAATAACAGGAAGAACCTCCATAATCATCCATTCTGGCTTATTACCAGAAATTTTAAAATTTTCAATAATTTCAAGACGTCTTAAGAGTTTTTTATCAGTTTTATCATCTTTATCTATCATTTGAACTCTAAGCTTAGATGAAAGCTCATCAAGATCAAGATTTTCAAGAAGAGTTTTAATAGCTTCAGCTCCCATCGAAGCATTAAAAGACATACCATATCGCTCTCTAGCCTCTATGTATTCATCTTCATTTAAAAGCTGCATTTTTTTAAGATCAGTATCACCCGGTTCAATTACTACATATTTTTCATAATAAAGAATAGAATTTAAACTAGATGCTGTAATGTCAAGCAAAAGACCAATTCTAGAGGGTATATATTTGTAATACCAAATATGGGCAACCGGAGCTGCTAGCTCAATATGCCCCATTCTTTCACGCCTCACCTTAAAATGAGTAACTTCCACATTACAACGATCACAAATAATGCCTTTATATCTAACTGACTTGAATTTACCACAATAACATTCCCATTCCTTTGTAGTACCAAAAATCCTTTCACAAAAAAGTCCATCCTTTTCGGGTCTCAAAGTTCTATAATTAATAGTCTCAGACTTTTTAACTTCTCCGTAAGACCAATTTCTAATTTGGTCAGGAGATGCTATTTTAATTTTTATTTTTTCAAAATCTCTTATCTCTTTCATAAAAACTCCAAAAACCTAGCTTTTATTAATCAATTCTTCTTCTTTTTCTGTCAAAGGAACCTGATTCCCATTATCATCATAAATTGATAAATCAAGTCCAAGTCCTCTAAGCTCTTGCATTAGCACATTAAAAGACTCGGGAATCCCTGATACATTAGTAGGAATGCCTTTTACTATATTTTCATATATTTTGACTCTGCCTGACATATCATCAGATTTAACTGTTAAAAGTTCTTGAAGAGTGTGAGCCGCACCATAAGCTTCAAGAGCCCAAACCTCCATTTCCCCAAGTCTTTGCCCACCAAATTGAGCTTTTCCTCCAAGAGGTTGTTGAGAAACAAGAGAATATGGCCCTGTTGATCTTGCATGCATTTTATCATCAACAAGGTGGTGCAGTTTAAGCATATAAATCACCCCAACCATTACTTCATTTTCGAAAGGTTCTCCTGTGTAACCATCATATAAAATTTCTTTAGAAGTTGGATTAAATCCAGCTTTCTTTAATTTTTCTTGAATTTGTTCATTTGTAGCAGATTCAAAAACAGGAACATTATAAGATTCATTAAGATATTTACCAGCAAGACCTAATTGCGATTCCATTAACTGCCCAATATTCATTCTAGACGGCACTCCTAAAGGATTTAAACATATATCAAGAGGAGTTCCATCTGCAAGGTAAGGCATATCTTCAACAGGAAGGATTTTTGCAACAACACCCTTATTACCGTGTCGACCAGCCATTTTATCACCCTCTTTAAGCTTCCTTTTTTTAGCAACATAAACTTTAAGTATCTCTTCAACTCCAGGAGAAAGATTGCCAACATCCTCTTTAGTAATTCTTTGAACATCAATAACTGTACCTTCGGTACCATGAGGAACTTTTAATGAATTATTTTTAACATCTTTTGCTTTTTCTCCAAAAATAGAAGTTAAAAGTCTAAATTCGGGAGTAATGTCTCCTTCCGACTTTGGGGTAACTTTACCGACCAGAATATCGCCAGGTTTTACATAAGTTCCTATCCGTATAATTCCATTTTCATCTAATTTGTTTAGTATCTTTTCGCTAACATTCGGTATATCTCCTGTGACTTTCTCAGGACCAAGTTTAGTTTCTCTTACTTCTATGCTGAATTCTTTAATATGAATAGATGTATAAAGATCTTCCTTTACAATTCTGTCAGAAATTAATATAGCATCCTCATAATTAAATCCATTCCAAGGAATAACTCCTAGCAATAAATTATTACCAAGAGCAAGCTCCCCATATCTAGTAGCAGGACCGTCAGCTATTATCTCACCCCTTTCAACCTTTTGACCCTCTTTAACCAAAACAGATTGGTTAAAGCAAGTATCTTGATTTGTTCTTTCATACTTAACAATCTGATATTCATCTAAATCTTTAGCATTCTCTGATTCAAAAGGTTTAATAACTATTTTATTGCTTGTTGCAAGAATAACTTCCCCACTTCTTTTAGCCTTAATTACCACTCCCGAATCCTTTGCAACAACACTTTCCATACCCGTGCCAACAATCGGAGGTTTGGGAAAAAGCAGAGGTACTGCTTGTCTTTGCATATTAGAACCCATAAGCGCCCTATTTGCATCATTGTGCTCAAGAAAAGGAATTAACGCTGAAGATACTGAAATTAACTGCCTAGGAGAGACATCCATATAGTCTATATTTTTAGGATTTGTTGTGGTATAATCACCAGAAATTCTAACAGAAACCAGATCTTCAAGATATTTTCCATTAGAATCAAAAGCAGCATTAGCCTGGGCAATACACTTTTTTTCTTCGTCAATAGCAGATAAATATTCTAATTCGTCAGTTACCTCTCCATTAACAACCTTTCTATAAGGGGTTTCTAAAAAACCATAATCATTAACTCTAGAATAAGTGGCTAAAGAAACAATAAGTCCAATATTTGGCCCTTCGGGAGTTTCAATAGGACACATTCTTCCATAATGAGTATAATGGACGTCTCTTACTTCAAATCCTGCTCTATCTCTTGAAAGTCCCCCTGGTCCAAGAGCATTAAGACGCCTTTTATGAGTAAGTTCGGCCAAAGGATTGACCTGATCCATGAACTGCGAAAGCTGGCTGGTTGCAAAAAATTCCTTAACAGCAGATACAATAGGTTTAACGCTTATTAATTCCTGGGGCTTTAGATTAAAAACTTCCTTGTTAGACATTCTATCTTTAGCAATTTTTTCAACTCTTGACATCGCCCCTTTATATATATTGGTAAGAAGCTCTCCAACAGAACGTACTCTCCTATTTCCTAGATGGTCAATATCATCAAGAATATCATGCCCTTCATATATTCTCAAAAGATGAGATATGGTGTTAACAATATCATTCATAGTTAAAACCGATGTACTCAAATCGTCAAATCCAAATTTTTTAGAAAGTTTATATCGTCCCACACGCCCAAGATCATATCTTCTTTCAGAAAAGAATATAGTTTTAAAATCGTTTTCAGCATTATCAATAGATATTGGCTCACCAGGAAAAAGTGCACCATAAACAGCAAGCATAACCGATTCTTTTGGAAGCTCTTTAGAACCATCCTTTAAAGCAAAAAAAGCATCCTCTTTCTCAAGACAATTTAAAATAACATTTGAGCTCACAAAATACTTTCCAAAAACATCATTATAGCCATCAAAATCAACAAGCTCTATTTCATTTACTCCATTTTGTAAAAAATCTTCAACATCTTGTAGAGTAATCTTATCTCCTGCTCTATAATACATATTCTCTCTTATGTTAATACTCTTGGCTAAATATTTACCTGGAAGATCTCTTTTTGTGTCATCTTCAACTTTAATTTTTTTAATATTATAGAAAGTTTCTATTATTTTTTCTCTCGTATCAAACCCTAAAGCTCTTAAAAAAAAGGTTATGAGTATTCTTTTTTTTCTATCTATCTTTACATAAAGATAATCTTTTTTAGAATCAATTTCAAATTCTAACCAAGAACCACGATAAGGGATTATTCTAGCAGAATATAAATCCTTTTCTTTATAAAAAACAACCCCTGGAGACCTATGAATCTGAGAAACAACAACTCTCTCAGCCCCATTAATAATAAAAGTACCCCTTTCTGTCATTAAAGGAATAGTTCCCATGTATACATCTTTTTGTCTTATTTCCCCAGTAGCCAAAAATTGCAAATTTAGTCTTACTTTTAAAACAGCTTCATAACTTTGACCCTTTCTTTTACATTCTTTTTCTGTAAAATCAAGGGCATCGTTTTCTATATAGTATCTTTCATACTCAAGAGCAACATCACCATTTCCACTCTTGATGGGAAATATATTTCTAAAAACAGACTCGAGGCCTTCATTAAGTAAAGGTTTTTTATTTTTTAATTTATCAAGTTGTAAAAATTTTTCATAAGAATTTAATTGTATTTCTATCAGGTTAGGTAAGTCTAAAATCTCCTCAGCTCTTCCTTGTCCCAGATGAACTCTTTTTATCATTAAAAGACTCCTTTTTTAAGACATAACAAGCCGCATATCATAAAGACATGCGGAATAACAACTTTGATATATTTTTAATTTTTTATTTAACTTCAACTTTTGCGCCAACTGCCTCAAGTTTCTTTTTCAATTCCTCAGCATCTGACTTAGAAAGACCCTCTTTAATAGCTTTAGGAGCAGCTTCAACTAAAGCCTTAGCTTCTCCAAGACCAAGCCCTGTAATAGCTCTAACTTCTTTTATAACATTTATTTTGCTATTACCAAAAGACATAAGAATTACATCAAATTCGGTTTGTTCCTCAGAATCAGTTGAGCCTGTTGAAGCAGCTCCACCACCACCAACAGCAACAGCAGCAGTTACTCCAAACTTTTCCTCAATAGCCGTTACAAGGTCAACAACTTCCATAGTTTTTGCACCTTCAAGCCAGGTTAAAATATCTTCTTTATTTAGTGCCATATTAACTCCTTATATATTTTTATTCCACAGTGATAGCATGCACTCAAAAATTAAGACTAACACTGTCATGTTAATTTTTAACATCAGCCAAAGCTTTCAATGTTCTTGCAAGCCTAGAAACTGGCGCCTTTAACACGCTAGCAAATAAAGAAATAGATTCTTTTTTGGTAGGAAGTTTGCTATAAGCTTGTACTTTAGCCTCATCATAAAACTCTCCTAAAATAAAACCGCCCTTTACTTTTAAAGTACTGCTTTTTACAAAATCATAAAAAATTTTTGCTATTACATTAGCTTCTTCTAATGCAGTAACAACAACTGTAGGGCCAACCAAACAAGAATCCACAACATTAATATTCTTTTCTTTCAAAACCATCTTCATTATATTGTTTTTAACAACTTTTAAGGCTCCATGTTCGCATTCTATTTTATTGCGAAGATTTGTCAACTGAGACACACTCAAACCTCTGTAATCTAAGAAAAAAAGATTTTGCTTATTGTCTATAAACTTTTTCAATAAATCAAACATTTCCAACTTTTTAGAATTTATCTTTCTGCTCATACTGTTACCTCCAAACAAAATTAACTTTTATAGAAGGCCCCATAGTAGATGAAATATAAATACTATCTATAAAAGCTCCTTTTAAGTCACTCGGTCTTTTTTTAACAACTTCCTTGATAAATTCCTCATAATTTTCTTTTATCTTTTCATTGTCCATAGAAGATTTACCAAAAGAAAAGCTTATTACGCCATTTTTATTTGCTCTAAATTCTGTCCGACCCTTTTTAAGACTATTGATTGCATCTTTAAGATTATTTGTGACTGTTTGAGTCTTTGGATTGGGCATTAAACCTCTTTTCCCTAAAATAGGGCCAAGTCTTCCAACATCCTTCATCATTTCAGGAGTTGCAACAACAACATCAAATTCATCCCAGCCACTTTTAATCTTATTTATAAGATCATCATCTCCAACATAAGTTGCACCAAAAGCTCTAGCTTCATCTGCTCGATCACCTTTTGCAAAAACAAGTATTCTTTTTGGTTTCATAAACTGATTTGGCAAAACTATAGTGTCTCTAACAGTATGATTCTTTTTTAAATTAAGGTTAATAGATATATCTATAGTTTCATCGAATTTAACAAATTTAATTTCTTTCAATAGTGAAATTGCATCTTCAATGTTATAAAATTTACTTCTATCTACTTTGGAAAAAGCTTCAATATATTTTTTACCCTTTTTTGACATTATTTTTCCACCTCAACGCCCATTGAACGCGCACTCCCTGCAATAATTTTAAACGCTGCAGATTCTGATTTTGCGTTTAAATCAGGCATTTTAATTTTTGCTATCTCCATCAACTTTTCTTTTGATATAGTTCCAACTTTATCTGTATTGGATTTCTTAGACCCTGATTCTATTCCAATAGCTTTTTTAATTAAAATCGAAGCTGGGGGGGACTTTATAATAAAGGAAAAACTTTTGTCACTATAAACAGTAATGATAACAGGAACCACAATGCCGGGTTCCATCTTTGCGGTTCTCTCATTAAATTCCTTTACAAACTGAGGACCACTAACTCCGTGGGGTCCAAGCGCTTGACCTATTTTGGCTCCTGGAGTCGCTTGAGCAGCCGGAACCTGCAATTTAATCCAAGAAATTGCTTTTTTTTTTGCCATATAATCTCCTTATGGTAATAACGCCTTCAAAGCTCCCATTAGTATCAAATTTTAAATCTTCTCTATATGTTGAAAATCAACTTCAACAGGTGTTGACCTTCCAAAAATTTGAACTGCAACTTTTAATTTCTTTCTTTCATAATCAATAGAACTAATAAGCCCTTCAAAGGAATCAAAAGGCCCGCCCTTAATCCTAACTCTTTCTCCTTCTTCAAAGTCATAAAGCATAAAAATAGATTTATTTGCTTTAATCTCACCAGTAAGCATAAAAACACTTTTTACTTCTTCATCATTAATAGGAATAGGCTTTTGCCCCTTGTTAACACCAACAAAACTAATAACACCTTGAACTTTAATAATATTAGCAACAATATCTTTCCAACCTACTTCTGGAAGATCTAGCTCAATAAGAATATAGCCTGGCCAAATTTTTCTCTCTCTTATTCTTTTCTTACCATTTTTTATCTCTTCTACTTTTTCAATAGGAGCCTTAACATCTAATACTACACCACCAAAAACACCTTCACTTATTAAAAGTCTTATGTCTTGCTCTATCTTTTTTTCATATTGAGAATAAGTTTGAACTACATACCAAGCTCTAGACATAATTTATCCTTCTTATATTAAAATACATAAGTTACAACAAGAAACATAAGGTAATCAACTATCCCCAAGAAAATTGAAACAAATAATACCAACCAAAAAACTTGCTTTCCATTTTCAACAACTTCATTATACTTAGGCCAAGTTACCTTCTTAAGCTCCAAAATACTATCTTTGATAAACCTAAACACTTATAAAGCCTCACTTTAATTTTAACAACAGGTCAGGAGGGATTCGAACCCCCAGCATACAGTTTTGGAGACTGTCGTTCTACCGTTGGAACTACTGACCTATTATTATTTATTATTATTTTATTTTTCCTTCCTTATGAAGAGTGTGTTTCCGTAATTTTGGACAATATTTCATCAATTCTAACTTCTCTTGTTTATTACGTCTATTCTTAGTAGTGGTATAATTTCTAATTCCTGTTTCTTCACAAATCAAAGATATAAGCTCAACAGCTCCTTTACCCTTCTTTTTACCCATACAATAAAACTC harbors:
- the rpoB gene encoding DNA-directed RNA polymerase subunit beta — protein: MIKRVHLGQGRAEEILDLPNLIEIQLNSYEKFLQLDKLKNKKPLLNEGLESVFRNIFPIKSGNGDVALEYERYYIENDALDFTEKECKRKGQSYEAVLKVRLNLQFLATGEIRQKDVYMGTIPLMTERGTFIINGAERVVVSQIHRSPGVVFYKEKDLYSARIIPYRGSWLEFEIDSKKDYLYVKIDRKKRILITFFLRALGFDTREKIIETFYNIKKIKVEDDTKRDLPGKYLAKSINIRENMYYRAGDKITLQDVEDFLQNGVNEIELVDFDGYNDVFGKYFVSSNVILNCLEKEDAFFALKDGSKELPKESVMLAVYGALFPGEPISIDNAENDFKTIFFSERRYDLGRVGRYKLSKKFGFDDLSTSVLTMNDIVNTISHLLRIYEGHDILDDIDHLGNRRVRSVGELLTNIYKGAMSRVEKIAKDRMSNKEVFNLKPQELISVKPIVSAVKEFFATSQLSQFMDQVNPLAELTHKRRLNALGPGGLSRDRAGFEVRDVHYTHYGRMCPIETPEGPNIGLIVSLATYSRVNDYGFLETPYRKVVNGEVTDELEYLSAIDEEKKCIAQANAAFDSNGKYLEDLVSVRISGDYTTTNPKNIDYMDVSPRQLISVSSALIPFLEHNDANRALMGSNMQRQAVPLLFPKPPIVGTGMESVVAKDSGVVIKAKRSGEVILATSNKIVIKPFESENAKDLDEYQIVKYERTNQDTCFNQSVLVKEGQKVERGEIIADGPATRYGELALGNNLLLGVIPWNGFNYEDAILISDRIVKEDLYTSIHIKEFSIEVRETKLGPEKVTGDIPNVSEKILNKLDENGIIRIGTYVKPGDILVGKVTPKSEGDITPEFRLLTSIFGEKAKDVKNNSLKVPHGTEGTVIDVQRITKEDVGNLSPGVEEILKVYVAKKRKLKEGDKMAGRHGNKGVVAKILPVEDMPYLADGTPLDICLNPLGVPSRMNIGQLMESQLGLAGKYLNESYNVPVFESATNEQIQEKLKKAGFNPTSKEILYDGYTGEPFENEVMVGVIYMLKLHHLVDDKMHARSTGPYSLVSQQPLGGKAQFGGQRLGEMEVWALEAYGAAHTLQELLTVKSDDMSGRVKIYENIVKGIPTNVSGIPESFNVLMQELRGLGLDLSIYDDNGNQVPLTEKEEELINKS
- the rplK gene encoding 50S ribosomal protein L11 is translated as MAKKKAISWIKLQVPAAQATPGAKIGQALGPHGVSGPQFVKEFNERTAKMEPGIVVPVIITVYSDKSFSFIIKSPPASILIKKAIGIESGSKKSNTDKVGTISKEKLMEIAKIKMPDLNAKSESAAFKIIAGSARSMGVEVEK
- the rplJ gene encoding 50S ribosomal protein L10 → MSRKINSKKLEMFDLLKKFIDNKQNLFFLDYRGLSVSQLTNLRNKIECEHGALKVVKNNIMKMVLKEKNINVVDSCLVGPTVVVTALEEANVIAKIFYDFVKSSTLKVKGGFILGEFYDEAKVQAYSKLPTKKESISLFASVLKAPVSRLARTLKALADVKN
- the rpmG gene encoding 50S ribosomal protein L33, giving the protein MGKKKGKGAVELISLICEETGIRNYTTTKNRRNKQEKLELMKYCPKLRKHTLHKEGKIK
- the secE gene encoding preprotein translocase subunit SecE, with amino-acid sequence MFRFIKDSILELKKVTWPKYNEVVENGKQVFWLVLFVSIFLGIVDYLMFLVVTYVF
- the rplL gene encoding 50S ribosomal protein L7/L12, giving the protein MALNKEDILTWLEGAKTMEVVDLVTAIEEKFGVTAAVAVGGGGAASTGSTDSEEQTEFDVILMSFGNSKINVIKEVRAITGLGLGEAKALVEAAPKAIKEGLSKSDAEELKKKLEAVGAKVEVK
- the rplA gene encoding 50S ribosomal protein L1; this encodes MSKKGKKYIEAFSKVDRSKFYNIEDAISLLKEIKFVKFDETIDISINLNLKKNHTVRDTIVLPNQFMKPKRILVFAKGDRADEARAFGATYVGDDDLINKIKSGWDEFDVVVATPEMMKDVGRLGPILGKRGLMPNPKTQTVTNNLKDAINSLKKGRTEFRANKNGVISFSFGKSSMDNEKIKENYEEFIKEVVKKRPSDLKGAFIDSIYISSTMGPSIKVNFVWR
- the nusG gene encoding transcription termination/antitermination protein NusG — encoded protein: MSRAWYVVQTYSQYEKKIEQDIRLLISEGVFGGVVLDVKAPIEKVEEIKNGKKRIRERKIWPGYILIELDLPEVGWKDIVANIIKVQGVISFVGVNKGQKPIPINDEEVKSVFMLTGEIKANKSIFMLYDFEEGERVRIKGGPFDSFEGLISSIDYERKKLKVAVQIFGRSTPVEVDFQHIEKI